From one Thermatribacter velox genomic stretch:
- a CDS encoding flagellar biosynthesis anti-sigma factor FlgM: MKISANQLESILKIYAEKSNKSRSKTSQGISSNKGDKISFSQKALEIREIYRKLQEVPELREQLIAEIKDRLSRNEYHVEPAKIVEKMIIRDIADSFFSGGE, from the coding sequence ATGAAGATTTCTGCGAATCAGCTGGAGAGTATTTTGAAAATATATGCTGAAAAAAGCAATAAATCCAGGTCGAAAACCTCCCAGGGTATAAGCTCAAACAAAGGAGACAAAATTTCCTTTTCTCAAAAGGCTCTGGAAATCCGAGAGATTTATCGCAAACTGCAGGAGGTTCCTGAGCTGAGGGAACAGCTTATTGCGGAAATAAAAGACAGACTCTCCAGGAATGAATATCATGTGGAACCTGCCAAGATAGTGGAAAAGATGATAATCAGGGACATTGCTGATTCTTTCTTTTCCGGAGGCGAATGA
- a CDS encoding flagellar protein FlgN produces the protein MSVFEEAGTVLLEVLKEGCVLQRKLLEVVREEQEILVQNRIGELGDVVKKKADLILENQVFERKLTGVLRNIASFAGLDEEEVCISQVLPLFPEEIAISMEALQREIWETSAELQRVNQQNAILIKDTLNYFNAVFALLARIENYNSFEAYDPSGKKETGKALQGILIDGRM, from the coding sequence GTGTCCGTTTTCGAAGAAGCTGGGACAGTCCTTCTGGAGGTTTTAAAAGAGGGCTGTGTTCTTCAGAGAAAGCTTCTCGAGGTAGTTCGAGAAGAACAAGAGATACTGGTTCAAAACCGAATTGGGGAACTTGGTGATGTAGTGAAGAAAAAAGCTGACCTGATTCTCGAGAACCAGGTTTTTGAGCGTAAGTTGACTGGTGTCCTACGTAACATTGCCAGTTTTGCTGGCCTGGATGAAGAAGAAGTATGTATTTCCCAGGTGCTTCCTCTTTTCCCAGAAGAAATTGCAATTTCCATGGAAGCCTTGCAGCGTGAGATCTGGGAGACCAGCGCCGAACTGCAACGGGTTAATCAGCAAAATGCCATTTTGATAAAGGATACGCTCAATTACTTTAACGCAGTTTTTGCTCTGCTTGCCAGGATTGAAAACTATAACTCTTTTGAAGCGTATGACCCTTCGGGTAAGAAAGAGACCGGGAAAGCCCTTCAGGGCATTTTGATTGACGGGAGGATGTAG
- a CDS encoding MerR family transcriptional regulator: MEIARCKKCGKLFRKNLDAIELCPVCLEAQEEEFLKVKEFFLRNPRSTIEEASKATGVDKKDILHFLKQGRLQIVRGEQGVDVGLRCERCGKPISSGRFCEKCRLQLSYLFREEAAADSSNRQSKDRFYFRDAILKKKEKPAD; this comes from the coding sequence ATGGAGATAGCCCGTTGCAAGAAGTGTGGAAAACTGTTTAGGAAGAACCTCGATGCTATCGAGTTATGTCCTGTCTGTTTGGAGGCTCAGGAAGAAGAATTTTTGAAGGTGAAAGAATTCTTCCTCAGAAACCCACGTTCTACCATTGAGGAGGCCAGCAAAGCTACTGGTGTAGACAAAAAGGATATTCTCCATTTTCTCAAACAGGGCAGACTACAAATTGTCCGGGGCGAGCAAGGCGTTGATGTTGGCTTGCGGTGTGAACGCTGTGGAAAGCCCATTTCATCTGGCCGTTTTTGCGAGAAATGTCGACTGCAACTATCGTATCTTTTTCGGGAAGAGGCTGCTGCCGATTCCTCAAATCGACAAAGCAAGGACAGGTTTTATTTTAGAGATGCTATTTTGAAAAAAAAAGAGAAACCAGCTGACTAA